In Leptospira brenneri, one DNA window encodes the following:
- the cobA gene encoding uroporphyrinogen-III C-methyltransferase, translating into MSSNKTEHGFVSFVSGGPGPIDLLTLRGRSRIESAEVILYDALLDPGFLDLFPEDAQILYVGKRANEHARTQLEINALLVEFASQGKRVVRLKGGDASIFGRLAEEIQSLEEVGIPFEVIPGVSSVTTGMAELGLSLTVRGISRQIIILDGHTILEDERSWIGMENFLGTIAILMGSKKTKELAETLIRKGIKESTPVVLAEKVGNGNPVYTTSTLGETALAGIIKHSAGPGIFYVGEVIRPLLKREEKLRGKKSQNLISNEL; encoded by the coding sequence ATGTCCTCCAATAAGACAGAACATGGGTTTGTCAGTTTTGTGAGCGGTGGCCCCGGTCCCATTGACCTTTTGACCCTCCGTGGGCGAAGCCGCATCGAATCCGCCGAGGTCATTCTTTACGATGCTCTACTCGATCCAGGCTTTTTAGACTTATTTCCTGAGGATGCTCAGATTCTTTACGTTGGAAAAAGAGCAAACGAACATGCCCGCACCCAGTTAGAGATCAACGCCCTACTTGTAGAATTTGCATCACAAGGAAAAAGGGTGGTGCGTCTGAAAGGCGGCGATGCTTCTATTTTTGGAAGGCTTGCCGAAGAGATCCAAAGTTTAGAAGAAGTGGGAATTCCTTTCGAGGTAATTCCGGGAGTGAGTTCCGTAACAACGGGAATGGCTGAATTAGGTCTCTCTCTCACGGTTCGTGGAATATCCAGACAAATCATCATCCTCGATGGTCATACCATTTTAGAAGACGAACGCAGTTGGATCGGGATGGAAAATTTTTTAGGCACCATTGCCATCCTGATGGGAAGTAAAAAAACAAAGGAACTTGCAGAAACGTTAATTCGTAAAGGAATCAAAGAATCAACTCCAGTGGTTCTAGCAGAAAAAGTGGGAAATGGAAATCCCGTTTATACAACATCCACTCTAGGAGAAACTGCCTTGGCTGGAATCATTAAACATTCCGCTGGTCCAGGAATCTTTTATGTGGGAGAAGTGATCCGCCCTCTTTTGAAACGCGAAGAAAAACTCCGAGGCAAAAAATCACAAAATCTCATTTCCAATGAATTATAA
- a CDS encoding precorrin-2 dehydrogenase/sirohydrochlorin ferrochelatase family protein, with protein MNYKKYPIFLNLENKNILIVGGGNACLEKLLGLEFTGAKIHIISIHFNAEVKTFLIKYPNIITEERAVKEEDLNHRDIIFLGTNDPETNQKFRTLAKAKGIWVNSVDDPKNCDFYSSSSVTIGPIQFAISTDGKFAGVSSTLRKLFEETIPEEDHELMETLFEMRRNLKEILPSEKERRLALKEIIQNLNSKYFRKS; from the coding sequence ATGAATTATAAAAAATATCCCATCTTCTTAAATTTAGAAAATAAAAATATTCTAATTGTTGGTGGAGGGAATGCTTGTTTAGAAAAACTTTTGGGACTTGAATTTACTGGTGCCAAAATCCATATCATCTCGATTCATTTTAATGCTGAAGTAAAAACTTTTTTAATTAAGTATCCAAACATCATCACAGAAGAACGTGCCGTTAAAGAAGAAGATCTGAACCATCGCGATATTATTTTTTTAGGTACGAATGACCCCGAAACAAATCAAAAATTCCGGACCCTTGCAAAGGCAAAAGGAATTTGGGTCAATTCGGTTGATGATCCCAAAAATTGTGACTTCTATTCATCTTCATCAGTAACAATCGGACCAATTCAATTTGCGATATCCACCGATGGAAAGTTTGCCGGTGTTTCCTCTACTTTACGGAAACTTTTTGAAGAAACCATCCCAGAAGAGGACCATGAGTTAATGGAAACTCTTTTTGAAATGCGTAGGAACTTAAAAGAAATCCTTCCGAGCGAAAAAGAAAGAAGACTCGCTTTAAAGGAAATTATACAAAACTTAAATTCAAAATATTTTCGTAAATCCTAA
- a CDS encoding LBF_1134 family protein, with protein sequence MKLISLSFFFCLLFSACAGGNIKIKIKPDLSGDLVLYQKKITKKTSGLFFGSGLVPVGELEISIKERAYQFKNYTHILPPGFRFIEFTEDQIHEIQLVVDTSKSSPLLLALEINKDEINSILTEAKLRDDLLRFNTLVEFIQFEIQFPFPIKKVKFAEPRTPGEWTARLDSNEKMIVNIPLHSVWSNEHQITTIQIYPDSN encoded by the coding sequence ATGAAACTGATCTCACTCTCCTTTTTTTTCTGTTTATTGTTTTCTGCCTGTGCTGGTGGAAATATTAAAATAAAAATCAAACCTGATCTTTCCGGCGATTTGGTTTTGTATCAGAAAAAAATTACTAAAAAAACTTCTGGTTTGTTTTTTGGATCAGGACTTGTTCCTGTCGGAGAACTTGAAATCAGCATCAAGGAAAGAGCCTATCAATTTAAAAATTATACTCATATCCTTCCTCCAGGATTTCGGTTTATCGAATTTACAGAAGATCAAATTCACGAAATCCAACTGGTTGTGGACACTAGTAAATCTTCTCCACTTCTTTTGGCATTGGAAATTAATAAGGATGAAATTAATTCTATTCTAACGGAAGCAAAACTTCGCGATGATCTACTTAGGTTCAATACTCTTGTGGAGTTCATTCAATTTGAGATTCAGTTCCCTTTCCCTATCAAAAAAGTGAAATTTGCAGAACCAAGAACGCCTGGTGAATGGACAGCTAGGTTGGATAGTAATGAGAAGATGATTGTGAATATTCCTTTACATTCGGTTTGGTCCAACGAACACCAAATCACAACGATTCAAATTTATCCAGATTCGAATTAG
- a CDS encoding LEPBI_I1174 family sigma 54-regulated protein, with amino-acid sequence MTKYQTAILFIISFGLHANPIFEESAEDILRNTRLSRIPSVITGLEERAIQKMESNDLISAREDLKKAIQLKHAIGMKESEGNASLLLQISKLESRLGNRCEANQYSHLAKRIALRIGLNLGAVALDRAVVPDSRKPEGCLEVSWLKE; translated from the coding sequence ATGACCAAATACCAAACTGCTATATTATTCATCATTTCTTTTGGTTTGCATGCAAATCCAATCTTTGAGGAATCTGCCGAAGACATCTTGCGGAACACGAGGTTGTCTAGAATTCCTTCCGTCATTACGGGACTGGAAGAGAGAGCGATTCAAAAAATGGAATCAAACGACCTCATCTCTGCTAGAGAGGATCTAAAAAAAGCCATCCAACTCAAACATGCAATTGGGATGAAAGAGTCTGAGGGAAATGCTAGCTTACTTTTACAAATTTCTAAATTAGAATCGAGACTGGGCAACCGTTGTGAAGCCAACCAATACTCTCACTTAGCCAAAAGGATTGCTCTCCGAATCGGACTCAACTTGGGCGCGGTTGCCCTGGATCGTGCTGTAGTTCCCGATAGCAGAAAACCGGAAGGTTGCCTGGAAGTATCCTGGTTGAAAGAGTAA
- the msrB gene encoding peptide-methionine (R)-S-oxide reductase MsrB — MMNEKNWKEKLTPLQYQVTREKGTERPFTGEYYEHKEKGTYLCVCCGEALFSSQAKYDSGSGWPSYYEPVKKEAVATESDQSHGMVRTEIHCQNCGAHLGHVFPDGPKPTGLRYCVNSASLKFQKE, encoded by the coding sequence ATGATGAACGAAAAAAATTGGAAAGAAAAACTCACTCCCTTACAATACCAAGTCACCAGAGAAAAAGGCACCGAACGGCCGTTTACTGGTGAGTATTATGAACATAAAGAGAAAGGAACATATCTTTGTGTTTGTTGTGGAGAGGCCTTGTTTTCATCTCAAGCTAAGTATGATTCTGGTAGTGGTTGGCCTAGTTACTATGAGCCAGTTAAAAAAGAAGCTGTAGCAACAGAGTCAGATCAAAGTCATGGAATGGTAAGAACAGAAATCCATTGTCAAAACTGCGGAGCACATCTTGGTCATGTGTTTCCAGATGGACCAAAACCTACTGGATTACGTTATTGTGTGAACTCCGCATCTTTGAAATTTCAAAAGGAATAA
- the hemC gene encoding hydroxymethylbilane synthase, translating to MSDIIKIGGRSSLLSRIQILSVTKALQEKNKSKVFQTVFRESAGDKDLKTPLWQFAGQGIFTKDLQEDLLSHKIDIVIHSWKDMDLRERKDTILVPILEREDVRDVLLFKRNKWIAAPTEITILTSSPRREHHIKDFVKSYFPTPINSFQVKIESVRGNIQTRLRKYLEHENGGILVAKAALDRILSFDDEENQIPELKEVKQLIRETINLSLFMVMPSSIFPSAPAQGALCAEIRKEDKHLESLLREITNKNAENTATQERNILSQYGGGCHQKIGVSVLTRDYGQITFIRGETEDGKTLFSKELSGIPNFSFNKNETWPPNAKMAARQRERLTYTIPKDVDVFVSRGYAFPLDLSVNPTNQILWSAGLSTWKDLALRGFWVNGTCDGLGESEPPLIDTLLGRKTKFVKLTHVDSDKQNSIYPVISTYFVSAPEIPVPFDTSNIKVAYWRSGSEFDIVTKRFPELLDVIHFVGPGSTFKKIKQVIGEEAAKTRVFVSLSFDSWVERYIKP from the coding sequence TTGTCTGATATTATAAAAATCGGAGGAAGGTCCTCACTTCTTTCTCGAATTCAAATTCTTTCTGTAACCAAAGCCCTCCAAGAAAAAAACAAATCAAAAGTATTCCAAACAGTATTTAGAGAATCAGCAGGTGATAAAGATCTAAAAACACCACTTTGGCAATTTGCTGGCCAAGGAATCTTTACGAAAGACCTTCAGGAAGACTTACTCAGTCATAAAATCGACATTGTCATTCATTCTTGGAAAGATATGGATTTAAGGGAACGTAAAGATACTATTCTTGTTCCCATCTTAGAACGAGAAGACGTTCGCGATGTTTTGTTATTCAAAAGAAATAAATGGATAGCAGCACCAACCGAAATTACTATTCTCACTTCTTCCCCGAGAAGAGAACACCATATCAAAGATTTCGTAAAATCATATTTCCCAACTCCGATCAATTCCTTTCAGGTTAAAATTGAATCTGTTCGAGGAAACATACAAACGAGACTTCGTAAGTATTTAGAACATGAGAACGGTGGAATATTAGTAGCGAAAGCTGCCTTAGATCGTATTTTAAGTTTCGATGATGAAGAAAATCAAATTCCAGAATTAAAAGAAGTAAAACAATTAATCAGGGAAACCATCAATCTTTCACTATTTATGGTCATGCCATCTTCGATTTTTCCTAGTGCACCAGCACAAGGAGCACTCTGTGCAGAAATTCGAAAAGAGGACAAACATTTAGAATCCTTACTTAGAGAAATTACTAACAAAAATGCAGAGAACACCGCAACCCAAGAAAGAAATATTTTATCTCAGTATGGTGGTGGATGTCATCAAAAAATTGGAGTTTCCGTTTTAACAAGAGATTATGGACAAATCACTTTTATTCGCGGGGAAACAGAAGACGGAAAAACCCTCTTCTCAAAAGAATTATCAGGAATTCCAAATTTCAGTTTTAACAAAAATGAAACATGGCCACCAAACGCGAAAATGGCGGCAAGGCAAAGAGAACGACTTACTTATACAATCCCAAAAGATGTAGATGTGTTTGTTTCTCGTGGGTATGCATTCCCCTTAGACTTATCAGTAAATCCAACAAACCAAATTTTATGGTCTGCAGGATTATCCACATGGAAGGATCTAGCACTAAGAGGGTTCTGGGTTAATGGCACCTGTGATGGATTAGGTGAAAGTGAACCACCTTTAATCGATACTCTACTGGGGAGAAAAACAAAATTTGTCAAACTCACACATGTTGATTCAGATAAACAAAATAGTATCTATCCGGTAATCTCTACGTATTTTGTTTCGGCTCCTGAAATTCCAGTTCCGTTTGATACTTCGAACATCAAAGTCGCATATTGGCGTAGTGGTTCCGAGTTTGACATTGTAACAAAGCGGTTCCCTGAGTTATTAGATGTCATTCACTTTGTTGGCCCGGGCTCCACATTCAAAAAAATCAAACAGGTGATAGGAGAAGAGGCAGCCAAAACTAGAGTTTTTGTCTCATTATCTTTTGATTCCTGGGTAGAAAGGTATATAAAGCCATGA
- the hemB gene encoding porphobilinogen synthase, translating to MKKQTLRLRSNQYLRNLGETESLNVKKMVQPLFLTEGTTDKEPIKGLPNVFRDTNESIFHQIESDLNAGVTQFLLFMVPKDKSDTSFPKDFYHSNISAIKKKFPNMFLWLDTCICSVTTTGHCCHFHKSGTIDLELTLKRLSDLALIYADAGADGIAPSDMMDGRVGSHRKILDANGHTMVPIMSYSTKFKSNFYGPFRGAADSAPQFGDRSGYQLDVRDRDTAIHTSIRDKEEGADLLMVKPGMTAIDLIGPIKEKTGLPTGAYQVSGEYASLVYLANEGFLNFEEGLKETWDVFRRAGSSYLITYGARLAQRLYS from the coding sequence ATGAAAAAACAAACACTTCGATTACGTTCCAATCAATATTTAAGAAACCTTGGGGAAACAGAATCCTTGAATGTAAAAAAAATGGTCCAACCACTTTTCCTAACGGAAGGAACCACTGACAAAGAACCAATCAAGGGATTACCAAATGTTTTCCGCGATACAAATGAGTCCATCTTCCATCAAATTGAATCCGATTTGAATGCAGGAGTGACTCAATTTCTATTATTCATGGTACCGAAAGATAAGTCTGATACAAGTTTCCCAAAAGATTTTTATCATTCCAATATCAGCGCTATCAAAAAGAAATTCCCTAACATGTTTCTCTGGTTGGATACTTGCATTTGTTCCGTGACAACCACTGGACACTGTTGTCATTTCCATAAATCGGGAACCATCGACTTGGAACTCACCCTCAAACGTCTTTCTGATCTTGCTCTCATTTATGCAGATGCTGGAGCAGATGGAATTGCGCCAAGTGATATGATGGATGGCCGCGTTGGTTCTCATAGAAAAATTCTGGATGCCAATGGTCACACGATGGTACCTATCATGAGTTATTCGACAAAGTTCAAAAGTAATTTTTATGGTCCATTCCGAGGTGCTGCCGATTCTGCTCCTCAATTCGGAGACAGAAGTGGATACCAACTGGATGTTCGCGATCGTGATACTGCCATTCATACATCCATTCGAGATAAAGAAGAAGGTGCTGACTTACTGATGGTAAAACCAGGAATGACGGCGATTGATCTCATTGGACCTATCAAAGAGAAAACAGGACTTCCTACTGGTGCATACCAAGTGAGTGGAGAATACGCTAGTCTTGTTTATTTAGCAAACGAAGGTTTTTTAAATTTCGAAGAAGGCCTAAAAGAAACCTGGGATGTATTCCGAAGGGCTGGGTCTTCTTATCTAATCACTTATGGCGCAAGGCTAGCACAAAGGTTGTATTCATGA
- the hemL gene encoding glutamate-1-semialdehyde 2,1-aminomutase, with translation MNSEELFQRSKNVVPGGVHSPVRSFASVGGTPVFFSEANGAYLKSVEGKEYIDYCLSFGPLLFGHRHPEIQEVVEDTVRRAWSFGACEPYSLELAEFITSRIPWAEKIRFVNSGTEAVMSALRVARAATGRSKILKFDGCYHGHLDQLLVRAGSGLAGESSSDSKGIGPEIIQNTLVLPLDDETALETLFQEHGKEIACLIIEPIPANYGLLPQRIEFLKKCRELTTKYGTLLLFDEVISGFRVSFQGMAGLTGIVPDLVCYGKIIGGGFPVGAYAGKKELMDLVAPSGPVYQAGTLSANPIGMRAGLRTLTKAWNENPYPELETKTKKLTSGILNLLKESGDDGWEAVTFGSLFWLKGKTKEKVRTITDIPSDHKKNFAVFFHKLLKQGVYLAPSGYEVGFLSTVHSDEIIEATLNKTKQALKEK, from the coding sequence ATGAATTCTGAAGAACTATTTCAAAGGTCTAAAAATGTTGTTCCCGGTGGGGTTCATAGCCCCGTTCGTTCCTTCGCTTCCGTCGGAGGCACTCCTGTTTTTTTTAGCGAAGCAAATGGCGCCTATCTAAAGTCAGTTGAAGGAAAAGAATATATCGACTATTGCCTTAGTTTTGGCCCTCTCCTCTTTGGTCATAGACATCCTGAAATCCAAGAAGTTGTGGAAGATACCGTCAGAAGGGCTTGGTCCTTTGGAGCTTGTGAACCTTATTCATTAGAACTTGCAGAGTTTATCACAAGTCGTATTCCTTGGGCTGAAAAAATTCGATTTGTAAACTCAGGCACAGAAGCAGTGATGAGTGCCCTTCGTGTGGCAAGAGCGGCAACCGGTCGGAGTAAAATTTTAAAATTTGATGGATGTTATCATGGTCATTTAGACCAGTTACTAGTCAGAGCCGGATCTGGCCTAGCAGGAGAAAGTTCCAGCGATAGCAAAGGAATTGGCCCAGAAATCATTCAAAACACCCTCGTACTACCGTTAGATGATGAAACGGCACTCGAAACTCTATTCCAAGAACATGGAAAAGAAATCGCTTGTCTTATTATTGAACCCATTCCTGCAAATTACGGTCTTCTTCCACAAAGAATCGAATTCTTAAAAAAATGTCGAGAACTGACAACCAAATACGGCACCTTACTTTTGTTCGATGAAGTGATTTCTGGTTTCAGAGTTTCTTTCCAAGGAATGGCGGGACTCACTGGAATTGTTCCCGATCTTGTTTGTTATGGAAAAATCATCGGTGGTGGTTTCCCGGTAGGAGCTTACGCGGGAAAAAAAGAACTAATGGATTTGGTAGCACCAAGTGGCCCCGTTTACCAAGCAGGGACTTTATCTGCAAACCCCATCGGAATGCGAGCTGGTCTAAGAACACTCACAAAAGCCTGGAATGAAAATCCTTATCCTGAATTGGAAACAAAAACAAAAAAACTTACATCCGGGATTTTAAATCTTTTAAAAGAATCTGGAGATGATGGTTGGGAAGCGGTAACTTTCGGAAGTCTTTTTTGGCTCAAAGGAAAAACCAAAGAAAAGGTTCGAACCATCACAGATATTCCGAGTGATCATAAAAAGAATTTCGCCGTTTTCTTTCATAAACTCTTAAAACAAGGAGTTTATCTGGCACCCAGTGGATATGAAGTAGGTTTTTTATCTACTGTTCATAGTGATGAAATCATAGAAGCTACACTAAATAAAACCAAACAGGCATTAAAGGAAAAATAA
- a CDS encoding uroporphyrinogen decarboxylase family protein, with the protein MITTQFRNERFSNALKLIPQNIPPIWFMRQAGRYHSHYRNLKETYSFMELCKQPELAAEVALGPVKEFGFDVSILFSDLLFPLEALGMGLTYDPGPKLSFSLTAEKDLLKLKPVDEAIEGLRFQKDAVIRTREVLPKDVSLIGFVGGPFTLMTYASIGKHDGNLSFIKTNQSFVDKFYSTLVPLIKENINLQLEGGAEVVMIFDTAAGMLDPYNFHRYVVEPMTEFTKSFPNQIGYYAKTSTEEQVKQIHKIQNLAGFGVDHRFSIQETLKTFGGKGFIQGNFDQELLFADQATLKRKIREYLLPIKDLNPEERIGWVAGLGHGVLQFTPEESVHLLIDETRKVFSE; encoded by the coding sequence ATGATCACCACTCAATTCAGGAATGAAAGATTTTCTAATGCCTTAAAACTAATCCCACAAAATATTCCTCCGATTTGGTTTATGCGCCAAGCAGGAAGATACCACTCCCATTATCGTAACTTAAAAGAAACTTATAGTTTTATGGAATTGTGCAAACAACCAGAACTAGCTGCCGAAGTCGCACTTGGACCTGTGAAAGAATTTGGGTTCGATGTAAGTATTTTATTTTCCGACCTTCTTTTTCCTTTAGAAGCTCTTGGTATGGGTTTAACGTATGATCCAGGCCCCAAGCTCTCATTCTCGCTTACAGCAGAAAAAGATTTATTAAAGTTAAAACCAGTAGATGAAGCAATTGAAGGGCTTAGATTTCAAAAAGACGCAGTGATTCGCACAAGAGAAGTTTTACCAAAAGATGTTTCTCTTATTGGTTTTGTCGGTGGCCCTTTTACCTTAATGACTTATGCGAGTATCGGCAAACATGATGGCAACTTATCTTTTATCAAAACAAATCAAAGTTTTGTGGATAAATTTTATTCCACTTTAGTTCCCCTTATAAAAGAAAACATAAACTTACAACTGGAAGGTGGCGCTGAAGTAGTGATGATCTTCGACACTGCTGCGGGAATGTTAGATCCTTACAACTTCCATCGTTATGTTGTAGAACCCATGACAGAATTTACGAAATCTTTTCCAAACCAAATTGGTTATTATGCCAAAACTTCCACTGAAGAACAAGTCAAACAAATTCACAAAATTCAAAACTTAGCAGGTTTTGGAGTCGACCATCGTTTTTCTATCCAAGAAACATTAAAAACGTTTGGAGGAAAAGGATTCATCCAAGGCAATTTCGACCAAGAACTTTTGTTCGCGGACCAAGCGACACTCAAACGGAAAATTAGAGAATATCTTTTACCAATAAAAGATTTAAATCCAGAAGAAAGAATAGGATGGGTTGCTGGTCTCGGTCACGGAGTTTTGCAGTTTACTCCAGAAGAATCCGTCCACTTACTCATTGATGAAACAAGAAAGGTATTTAGCGAATGA
- the hemN gene encoding oxygen-independent coproporphyrinogen III oxidase: protein MKHLLEKYDIPAPRYTSYPTVPYWTDSPTLEECIQSLETHLSPKDSKLAIYLHIPFCETLCTFCGCNTSITKNHTVEEPYVAALKNELQLYTEKISALNGKNLSELHLGGGSPTYLSDYHLQSTIEFILNKLNPSDDPQYSIEVDPRRTRVSQLKLLQKLGFRRISLGVQDFDPEVQRLVNRIQPFELTENITLEARALGFDSINFDLIYGLPKQTLDSMKYSIERTLELKPDRIAFYSYAHVPWIKASHRLFTEKDLPEPTIKRELYEIGRSLLEKEGYREIGMDHFALPHDKLWKAFNQKKLHRNFMGYSESKTDVMLGLGSSSISETPDIFFQNQKLEMKYRKSILDGVIPILRGHKLSESDQIRKQLILDLMTSWQVNVPTDMKSHVYHFLQEMESDQLVHWQGDDLIVTESGKPFLRIIAMAFDEKLQLNQPTKPVFSKAI from the coding sequence ATGAAACACCTACTCGAAAAATACGATATTCCCGCACCAAGGTATACCAGTTATCCGACAGTTCCCTATTGGACAGACTCACCAACACTAGAAGAGTGCATCCAATCTCTAGAAACTCATCTTTCGCCGAAAGATTCTAAACTAGCGATATACCTTCATATTCCATTCTGCGAAACACTCTGTACGTTTTGTGGTTGTAACACTTCCATTACAAAAAACCATACAGTCGAAGAACCTTATGTAGCCGCACTTAAAAACGAATTACAACTTTATACAGAAAAGATCTCTGCTCTTAATGGAAAAAATTTAAGTGAACTCCACTTAGGTGGCGGAAGTCCTACTTACCTTTCTGATTATCACTTACAATCTACAATTGAATTTATTTTAAATAAATTAAATCCATCGGATGATCCTCAGTATTCAATTGAAGTAGATCCAAGACGAACTCGAGTTTCTCAACTAAAACTTTTGCAAAAACTTGGGTTTCGAAGGATTAGTTTAGGAGTTCAAGACTTTGATCCAGAAGTCCAAAGGCTCGTCAACCGCATCCAACCATTTGAACTTACAGAAAACATTACCCTAGAAGCAAGAGCACTAGGATTTGATTCTATAAACTTTGACCTGATCTACGGTTTACCCAAACAAACTTTGGATTCAATGAAATATTCTATTGAACGGACTTTGGAATTAAAACCGGATCGAATTGCTTTTTATTCATACGCACATGTACCATGGATCAAAGCATCACATAGACTATTTACAGAGAAAGACCTACCCGAACCTACCATAAAACGAGAATTGTACGAAATCGGAAGGAGTTTATTAGAAAAAGAAGGATACAGAGAAATTGGAATGGATCACTTTGCGCTCCCTCATGACAAACTTTGGAAAGCTTTTAACCAGAAAAAACTCCATAGAAATTTTATGGGGTATAGTGAATCCAAAACAGATGTGATGTTAGGACTTGGATCCTCTTCCATCTCTGAGACACCAGATATATTCTTCCAAAACCAAAAACTAGAAATGAAATATCGTAAATCTATTTTAGATGGGGTCATCCCCATCCTACGTGGTCATAAACTTTCCGAGTCTGACCAAATTCGAAAACAATTAATTTTAGATTTAATGACCTCTTGGCAAGTGAATGTTCCTACCGATATGAAATCCCATGTTTATCATTTTTTACAAGAAATGGAATCGGATCAGTTGGTTCATTGGCAAGGGGATGATCTTATCGTCACGGAATCAGGAAAACCATTCCTTAGAATTATCGCGATGGCTTTCGATGAAAAATTGCAACTGAACCAACCAACAAAACCAGTATTTTCAAAAGCAATATGA
- a CDS encoding protoporphyrinogen/coproporphyrinogen oxidase yields MREPVHIIGGGITGLFLAYHHTKRGDSVILYEQKDKLGGVIGTKTVEEGLVELAANGVLLTDEIKSMLDEIGLIPLFPNKAARRRYFWVDQKLSRLPISILTGVKLLLTVGFKKIRFNEKENLEIWANKTFGISVTKNIIEPAIGGVYGTRLNALQAESIFSKWEGLGNTTILQEIKKNKKKSYGTVSFSGGMGDLVNHLVRYLEPKIQIKTNFQFESLDEILKLKGKIRFSISLKNLIHLLKDKIEKEKLPNLLSITTITRFSHSHLTKKSCFGILFAKNEGIRALGVLSNSDIFSNRATEGLHSETWIYPNVARENETISWESILETDRKQITGKLESPKAVYVTSWTGVFPAYDRTLFEFNESLDLLESNFLSQGIDIRFFGNYRKGIGLRSLFESTSRE; encoded by the coding sequence ATGAGGGAACCAGTCCATATCATTGGCGGGGGAATCACTGGACTCTTCCTTGCCTATCACCACACAAAACGTGGCGACTCTGTGATTTTATATGAACAGAAAGATAAATTGGGCGGGGTGATTGGAACAAAAACTGTAGAGGAAGGTCTTGTTGAATTAGCTGCCAACGGAGTTTTACTGACAGATGAAATAAAATCTATGTTAGATGAGATTGGACTCATACCTCTTTTCCCAAACAAAGCTGCAAGAAGACGTTACTTTTGGGTGGATCAAAAACTTTCCAGACTTCCTATTTCTATCTTAACAGGAGTTAAACTTCTATTAACTGTTGGATTTAAAAAAATACGGTTCAATGAAAAAGAAAACTTGGAAATCTGGGCAAACAAAACGTTTGGAATTTCGGTCACAAAAAATATCATTGAACCAGCAATCGGTGGAGTTTACGGAACAAGACTCAATGCTTTGCAAGCAGAATCCATCTTTTCCAAATGGGAAGGTTTGGGGAATACTACGATCCTCCAAGAAATAAAGAAAAACAAAAAGAAGTCTTATGGAACTGTTTCCTTTTCAGGAGGAATGGGTGATTTAGTAAATCACTTAGTTCGGTATCTAGAACCAAAAATACAAATCAAAACAAACTTCCAGTTTGAAAGTTTGGATGAAATACTGAAACTGAAAGGAAAAATCAGATTTTCTATTTCGTTAAAAAATCTAATTCATTTACTTAAAGACAAAATAGAAAAGGAAAAACTCCCTAACTTACTTTCCATTACAACCATCACCCGCTTCAGCCACTCTCACCTAACAAAGAAATCATGTTTCGGAATCCTTTTTGCTAAAAATGAAGGGATTCGAGCTCTAGGAGTTTTATCCAATTCAGATATCTTCTCTAATCGAGCTACGGAAGGCCTACATTCTGAGACTTGGATTTATCCAAATGTAGCGAGAGAAAACGAAACTATTTCCTGGGAATCAATTTTAGAAACTGATAGAAAACAAATTACAGGAAAATTAGAATCACCCAAAGCAGTGTATGTAACATCATGGACAGGAGTTTTTCCCGCTTATGATAGGACTTTATTTGAATTTAACGAGTCTTTAGATCTTTTGGAATCTAATTTTTTATCACAGGGAATCGACATTCGTTTTTTTGGGAACTACCGCAAAGGGATTGGACTACGGTCTTTATTTGAATCGACAAGTAGAGAGTGA